The Streptomyces sp. YIM 121038 genome includes a window with the following:
- a CDS encoding polyprenyl synthetase family protein, with product MTTTPALSPPPLDLADVRRHIEEVLEEFLMSKAAAAHAQGLPDEASHVIAQFLAAGGKRLRPLLCVLGWQAAIAQPPTQAVIRVAAALEMFHAFCLIHDDIIDNSTTRRGAPTVHRTLTARHTVDEAP from the coding sequence ATGACCACCACTCCCGCCCTCTCCCCGCCGCCGCTCGACCTCGCCGATGTGCGCCGCCACATCGAAGAGGTGCTCGAGGAGTTCCTCATGAGCAAGGCGGCAGCCGCGCACGCGCAGGGCCTGCCGGACGAAGCCTCCCACGTGATAGCGCAGTTCCTGGCCGCAGGGGGTAAGCGGCTGCGCCCCCTCCTGTGCGTGCTGGGCTGGCAGGCAGCCATCGCACAGCCACCCACCCAGGCGGTGATACGGGTGGCGGCCGCCCTGGAGATGTTCCACGCCTTCTGCCTCATCCACGACGACATCATCGACAACAGCACCACCCGCCGCGGCGCCCCGACTGTGCACCGCACCCTCACCGCACGGCACACGGTTGATGAGGCTCCCTGA
- a CDS encoding IS1182 family transposase, with the protein MSMRPIGDGEIPAETVRVAQAAFPKGSLAIRLRDELGVLFRDEQFADLFPSRGKPAWSPGRLALVSVLQFAEGLPDRQAALAVRARIDWKYALGLELTDPGFDYSVLSEFRTRLVEAEAGQQVFDHVLESARKAGMLKAPGRARTDSTHVLAAIRSLNRLEFVIETLRAALNALAAAAPNWLSAHADPAWFDRYATRPEDYWLPSGKAKRTELAEQTGRDGMRLLADVHAAGAPVWLRELPAVQILRRAWVQQYVFDTEGEVRWRDPKECPPGALRLVSPYDTDARASVKRDIKWDGFKVHLTETCDADTSHLITNVLTQDATVQDSTATNLVHDALAARDLLPGEHLLDAGYIDGPRIVTADRQYGITLTGPIRGNTTAQASGPYSQSAFAIDWQSQTVTCPNGKNATQWRDKISDRGAPIIIVRFSPADCRTCPARPECVSSPRAARREITLRPRAEHEAIQQARAAQGTPEWRERYAARNGIEGTLSHAVHTAGLRRCRYRGLARTRLQHQLTATAINLARLDAHLTGTPLARTRTSHFARLRPADQTIDGAK; encoded by the coding sequence ATGTCGATGCGTCCGATCGGAGATGGGGAGATCCCCGCGGAGACGGTGCGGGTGGCCCAGGCGGCGTTCCCGAAGGGCAGTCTGGCGATCCGGTTGCGGGATGAGCTGGGGGTGCTGTTCCGGGACGAGCAGTTCGCGGATCTGTTCCCGTCCCGGGGCAAGCCGGCCTGGTCCCCGGGCCGGCTCGCGCTGGTGTCGGTACTCCAGTTCGCCGAGGGGCTGCCCGATCGGCAGGCGGCCCTGGCGGTGCGGGCCCGGATCGACTGGAAATACGCCCTGGGCCTGGAGCTTACCGACCCGGGCTTCGACTACTCCGTACTCAGCGAGTTCCGCACCCGGCTGGTCGAGGCGGAAGCGGGGCAGCAGGTCTTCGACCACGTCCTGGAGTCCGCCCGGAAGGCGGGAATGCTGAAGGCGCCAGGCAGGGCCCGCACCGACTCCACCCACGTACTGGCCGCGATCCGGTCGCTGAACCGGCTGGAGTTCGTCATCGAGACCCTGCGCGCTGCGCTCAACGCACTCGCCGCTGCGGCCCCCAACTGGCTGTCCGCCCACGCTGATCCGGCCTGGTTCGACCGGTATGCCACCCGGCCGGAGGACTACTGGCTGCCCTCCGGCAAGGCCAAGCGGACCGAGTTGGCCGAGCAGACCGGCCGGGACGGCATGCGCCTGCTGGCCGACGTGCACGCCGCCGGGGCGCCCGTGTGGCTGCGCGAGCTGCCCGCCGTCCAGATCCTGCGCCGGGCCTGGGTTCAGCAGTACGTGTTCGATACGGAGGGCGAGGTGCGATGGCGGGACCCAAAAGAGTGCCCGCCGGGTGCTCTTCGCCTGGTCAGCCCCTATGACACCGACGCTCGCGCGAGTGTGAAGCGGGATATCAAGTGGGACGGTTTCAAGGTCCATTTGACCGAGACCTGCGATGCGGACACGTCTCACCTGATCACGAACGTGCTGACGCAGGACGCTACCGTCCAGGACAGCACGGCCACCAACCTGGTCCACGACGCCCTCGCCGCCAGGGACCTTCTGCCCGGCGAGCATCTACTGGACGCTGGCTACATCGACGGACCCCGCATCGTCACCGCCGATCGTCAGTACGGCATCACCCTGACCGGCCCCATCCGCGGCAACACCACTGCCCAGGCCAGCGGCCCCTACAGCCAGAGCGCCTTCGCCATCGACTGGCAGAGCCAGACCGTGACCTGCCCGAACGGCAAGAACGCCACCCAATGGCGGGACAAGATCTCCGATCGTGGCGCCCCCATCATCATCGTCCGGTTCTCACCCGCTGACTGCCGCACTTGCCCCGCGCGCCCCGAGTGCGTGAGCTCACCCCGAGCCGCGAGAAGGGAAATCACCCTGCGGCCCCGGGCCGAACACGAGGCGATCCAACAGGCCCGTGCAGCCCAGGGCACTCCCGAGTGGCGGGAACGCTACGCGGCCCGCAACGGCATCGAGGGCACCCTCTCCCACGCTGTTCACACCGCCGGTCTGCGCCGGTGCCGCTACCGCGGACTCGCCAGAACCCGCCTCCAGCACCAGCTCACCGCAACCGCGATCAACCTTGCCCGCCTCGACGCCCACCTCACCGGAACACCCCTGGCCCGGACCCGCACCAGCCACTTCGCACGACTTCGCCCCGCCGACCAAACGATCGACGGGGCGAAGTAG
- a CDS encoding polyprenyl synthetase family protein — MRQPHDDTPDKIPRRDRTPSPEKRGDPQSRYHQITEHLRPKSKSAITVGHPGPPADHRGTSCALLVGYLALAWSDELLHTAGLTGPQLAAVLTVMDTMRTEVIYGQYLDVTATGSPTTDTERALAIIRYKTAKYTIARPLHIGATLAGAPPQLLKELSAYAMPLGEAFQLRDDLLGVFGDPKITGKSRLEDLREGKHTLLVALALQKAAPRHAAILRRQVGNPQLTDAEAAQIRDILAITGARTQVEHMISERREQVLRLLTSPHTIRPRAQDALRTLAETVTRRTS; from the coding sequence GTGCGCCAGCCTCACGACGACACGCCGGACAAGATCCCGCGAAGAGACCGAACACCGTCACCCGAAAAGCGGGGAGATCCACAGAGCAGGTATCACCAAATCACCGAGCACCTGCGGCCAAAATCGAAGAGCGCCATCACGGTCGGCCACCCTGGACCGCCCGCCGATCACCGGGGCACCTCCTGTGCCCTCCTCGTCGGGTACCTGGCCCTGGCCTGGAGTGATGAACTCCTGCACACCGCGGGCCTGACCGGTCCCCAACTTGCCGCCGTCCTCACGGTGATGGACACCATGCGCACCGAGGTGATCTACGGCCAGTACCTGGACGTCACCGCCACCGGCAGCCCCACCACGGATACGGAACGCGCCCTAGCGATCATCCGCTACAAGACCGCCAAGTACACGATCGCACGCCCCCTGCACATCGGCGCCACCCTCGCCGGCGCCCCGCCGCAACTGCTGAAAGAGCTGTCCGCGTACGCGATGCCACTCGGCGAAGCATTCCAGCTGCGCGACGACCTCCTCGGCGTCTTCGGCGACCCGAAGATCACCGGCAAGTCCCGCCTGGAAGACCTCCGCGAGGGCAAACACACCCTGCTCGTCGCGCTGGCCCTGCAAAAGGCCGCACCCCGGCACGCGGCCATCCTGCGCCGGCAGGTCGGCAACCCGCAGCTGACCGACGCCGAGGCCGCTCAGATCCGCGACATCCTCGCCATCACTGGAGCTCGCACACAGGTCGAGCACATGATCAGTGAACGGCGCGAACAGGTCCTGCGACTGCTCACCTCACCGCACACCATCCGCCCCAGAGCGCAAGATGCCCTGCGGACACTGGCCGAGACCGTAACCAGGCGGACCTCATGA
- a CDS encoding RacP protein, which produces MARRSRHRGEAAEGHAEAIHKTLMEARPAGVEMPQLMRSTERTQSQIRSGLAMLRDVIAKKGRPPLRYSRADAYQYTSDPQELQEYEVHVVRQILTLIRRLITGTVISHAALYPEDRWVRHLVAQLKAVETILDNITPRNGR; this is translated from the coding sequence ATGGCCCGCCGCTCCCGGCACCGGGGCGAGGCGGCCGAGGGCCACGCCGAGGCCATCCACAAGACGCTGATGGAGGCGAGGCCCGCGGGCGTGGAGATGCCACAGCTGATGCGCTCCACCGAACGCACCCAGAGCCAGATCCGCTCCGGCCTGGCCATGCTGCGCGATGTGATCGCCAAGAAGGGACGGCCGCCGTTGAGGTATTCGCGAGCCGACGCCTACCAGTACACCTCCGACCCGCAGGAGCTTCAGGAGTACGAGGTGCACGTGGTCCGCCAGATCCTCACCTTGATCCGCCGCCTGATCACCGGCACGGTCATCTCGCACGCCGCCCTCTATCCGGAGGACCGTTGGGTACGCCACCTGGTCGCCCAGCTGAAAGCGGTGGAGACCATCTTGGACAACATCACGCCACGGAACGGCAGGTGA
- a CDS encoding site-specific integrase, whose translation MPRRNRPHHHDITPTASVEDLSRILARHFWKNLEDLRPGIDSFRLSAETAAAWKERIRTKVDRKRQPDGSYTTSLRMNYVDLLTAVRAFYLDVAQWAVEEPSRWGPWAAPCPIKANEVSHRKLESRRKARMDQRTRERLPVLPALVRTAADELKKAQARLEAVRAADPGTTFTVLGETFTKARGNRWSDPGQMTIAFDTDGKRRRLGDSELRAFWAWASVEFLHLTGVRIEEMLEVSHHSIVQYQLPTSGEIVPLLQIAPSKTDEERLLLVSPELADVLSTIVCRARDESGKIPLVASYDHGERVWNPPMPLLFQWRTGEQNRVTSMSTIRKALDETLDAAGLTDNTGQPLRYQPHDFRRIFVTDAIMSGLPPHIAQIIVGHKNISTTMGYKAVYPTEAIEAHHAFIARRRTLRPSEEYRTPTPDEWDSFLGHFERRKLSVSTCGRAFGTDCIHEHACVRCPMLRPEPTQRPRLVEIRDNLIARIDEAEREGWLGEVEGLRVSLAGAEEKINQLLAEARRKSTAVDLGMPTFGQIAMRTSEVVGPGTAG comes from the coding sequence ATGCCTCGCCGCAACCGGCCTCACCATCACGACATCACGCCCACAGCCTCAGTAGAGGACCTGTCCCGGATCCTGGCTCGGCACTTCTGGAAGAACCTCGAAGACCTCCGTCCGGGCATCGACTCCTTTCGGCTCTCCGCTGAGACCGCGGCGGCCTGGAAGGAGCGGATCCGCACCAAAGTGGACCGCAAGCGTCAGCCAGATGGCAGCTACACCACCAGCCTGCGGATGAACTACGTTGACCTGCTGACCGCGGTCCGTGCCTTCTACCTCGATGTCGCCCAGTGGGCCGTGGAGGAGCCGTCCCGCTGGGGGCCTTGGGCTGCGCCTTGCCCGATCAAGGCCAACGAGGTCTCCCACCGGAAGCTCGAATCGCGGCGGAAAGCGCGGATGGACCAGCGGACCCGTGAACGGCTCCCGGTTCTGCCCGCGCTCGTGAGGACGGCCGCCGACGAGCTGAAGAAGGCCCAGGCGAGGCTGGAAGCTGTTCGAGCAGCTGACCCGGGAACCACGTTCACGGTCCTGGGCGAGACGTTCACCAAGGCCCGGGGAAACCGCTGGAGCGACCCGGGTCAGATGACGATCGCCTTCGACACGGACGGCAAGAGGCGCCGCCTGGGCGACTCAGAGCTCCGGGCGTTCTGGGCCTGGGCTTCAGTGGAGTTCCTCCACCTCACCGGCGTCCGCATCGAGGAGATGCTGGAAGTCAGCCATCACAGCATCGTCCAATACCAGCTGCCGACCTCAGGCGAGATCGTCCCCCTGCTGCAGATCGCCCCGTCGAAGACCGACGAGGAGCGATTGTTGCTGGTCAGCCCCGAGCTGGCCGACGTCTTGAGCACGATCGTCTGCCGGGCTCGTGACGAATCCGGCAAGATCCCGCTCGTCGCCTCCTATGACCACGGTGAACGGGTCTGGAACCCGCCGATGCCGCTGCTGTTCCAGTGGCGCACCGGTGAACAGAACCGCGTGACGTCGATGAGCACCATCCGCAAGGCGCTGGACGAGACCCTGGACGCCGCCGGGCTGACGGACAACACCGGGCAGCCCCTGCGCTATCAACCTCACGACTTCCGCAGGATCTTCGTCACCGATGCGATCATGAGCGGCCTGCCTCCGCACATCGCGCAGATCATCGTTGGGCACAAGAACATTTCCACCACGATGGGCTACAAGGCGGTCTATCCGACCGAGGCCATCGAGGCCCACCACGCGTTCATCGCCCGCCGCCGGACCCTGCGTCCGAGCGAGGAATACCGCACCCCGACCCCTGATGAATGGGACTCCTTCCTGGGGCACTTCGAGCGCCGAAAACTCTCCGTGAGCACCTGCGGCCGGGCATTCGGCACCGACTGCATCCACGAACACGCCTGCGTCCGCTGCCCCATGCTCCGGCCCGAGCCGACCCAGCGTCCCCGCCTCGTCGAGATCCGCGACAACCTCATCGCTCGGATCGACGAAGCTGAACGGGAGGGGTGGCTCGGCGAAGTCGAGGGACTCCGCGTCAGCCTCGCCGGCGCCGAGGAGAAGATCAATCAACTTCTGGCCGAGGCAAGACGGAAATCGACAGCCGTGGATCTCGGCATGCCCACCTTCGGGCAGATCGCCATGCGGACGAGTGAAGTTGTGGGCCCAGGAACTGCCGGTTGA
- a CDS encoding transposase, whose amino-acid sequence MTPPTSRTWSRRGHTPVVRVRGRSQRRFSIAALACYKPGERTRLIFRPKQHVDHKRGGRRSFTWTDYRDLLAAAHQQLGAPLVLVWDNLNVHLDARLRAFIDTHDWITSFQLPSYAPDLNPVENVWSLVRRSAQCNTAFTDPDHLIRTLRRSLREIQYRPGLIDACLAATGLTITTSRPQPQ is encoded by the coding sequence ATGACGCCGCCCACTTCTCGCACTTGGTCCAGGCGGGGGCACACGCCCGTGGTCCGGGTGCGGGGCCGTTCTCAGCGCCGCTTCTCCATCGCCGCCCTGGCCTGCTACAAACCGGGCGAACGGACACGTCTGATCTTCCGGCCCAAACAGCATGTCGATCACAAGCGTGGTGGCCGGCGCAGCTTCACCTGGACCGACTACCGCGATCTGCTGGCCGCTGCCCACCAGCAGCTCGGTGCCCCGCTGGTACTGGTCTGGGATAATTTGAATGTGCATCTGGATGCCCGTTTGCGGGCCTTCATCGATACCCACGACTGGATCACCTCTTTCCAACTCCCTTCGTATGCTCCCGACTTGAACCCCGTGGAAAATGTCTGGTCACTGGTCCGGCGCTCGGCGCAGTGCAACACCGCGTTCACCGACCCCGACCACCTGATCCGGACCCTCCGCCGCAGCCTCCGCGAGATTCAGTACCGCCCCGGACTCATCGACGCATGCCTCGCCGCAACCGGCCTCACCATCACGACATCACGCCCACAGCCTCAGTAG
- a CDS encoding winged helix-turn-helix domain-containing protein, with protein sequence MRYPQGGGLTAERRSFREGVRLQAAEMFAAGDDSAVVAKQLRVSVRSVQRWRRAWQDGGEDVLRSKGSAARPKLSEKLFAVLEEELAKGPLAHGWPDQTWTLERIKVLIGRRFHKTITLSTIAQMLRRHGWSHQVPAKRALERDEEKVTGWVKDTWPQVEAPRRRSVPSSSSKTRPGSR encoded by the coding sequence ATGAGGTATCCGCAGGGTGGTGGTCTGACGGCCGAGCGGCGGTCCTTTCGTGAGGGTGTCCGCCTGCAAGCGGCCGAGATGTTCGCCGCGGGTGACGACAGTGCGGTAGTGGCGAAACAGCTGCGGGTCAGTGTGCGTTCGGTGCAGCGCTGGCGCCGCGCCTGGCAGGACGGCGGGGAGGACGTCCTGCGATCGAAGGGCTCGGCGGCCCGGCCCAAGCTGAGCGAGAAGCTGTTCGCGGTGCTGGAGGAGGAACTCGCCAAGGGACCCCTCGCGCACGGCTGGCCGGACCAGACGTGGACCCTGGAGCGGATCAAGGTGCTGATCGGGCGCCGGTTCCACAAGACCATCACCCTGTCGACCATCGCGCAGATGCTGCGACGCCACGGCTGGAGCCACCAGGTCCCGGCGAAGCGGGCCCTGGAGCGGGACGAGGAGAAGGTGACCGGCTGGGTGAAGGACACGTGGCCGCAGGTGGAAGCACCGCGGCGGCGCTCGGTGCCTTCATCGTCTTCGAAGACGAGGCCGGGTTCTCGATGA
- a CDS encoding site-specific integrase has protein sequence MSDADGLIRNPASLVVPQIGRLLETGVVAEPYRLLDPEGRLVAPTAVFFADLQAASKPATTIRSYGMDLLRWYRFLWAVEVPWNQATRTEARDFSRWFQLAEKPVRVHWRHQRKGVEAGSVPAQRGSRRDPGSPNPVTGRPAPGLKYAASTRAHCETVLRSFYDFHLEEGSGPIVNPFPLDRSRRAGRAHAHHNPMDAFRSERQGRYRPKVPKRIPRRIPDELFNALFAALKYNRDRALLAFWVSTGARAEELLTSCEKDVLPGQQLVGVIRKGTRAYQQIPASTDAFVWLRLAQEDAWRKGAPRGRGHTLWWTLRRPWRPLNYHAARAMLNRANDLLGSNWTLHDLRHTAAYRMARDPKMSLTDVQWVLGHAHLSTTEIYLAASQEEVIEQVLAHHARREREQTRPPSPAPGYNSASLNVLFGQAG, from the coding sequence GTGAGTGATGCTGACGGGCTGATCCGTAACCCGGCCTCTTTGGTCGTACCGCAGATTGGGCGGCTACTTGAGACCGGAGTAGTCGCCGAGCCGTACCGGCTGCTCGATCCTGAAGGACGCCTTGTCGCACCGACGGCAGTGTTCTTCGCGGACCTTCAGGCGGCGTCGAAGCCGGCGACGACGATCCGCTCGTACGGCATGGACCTGCTGCGGTGGTACCGGTTCTTGTGGGCCGTGGAGGTGCCGTGGAACCAAGCGACCAGGACCGAGGCCCGGGATTTCTCCCGCTGGTTCCAGCTCGCCGAAAAGCCCGTACGCGTCCACTGGCGACATCAACGAAAGGGCGTCGAAGCGGGCTCCGTGCCTGCTCAGCGTGGATCGCGGAGAGATCCTGGGTCGCCGAATCCGGTTACCGGAAGGCCGGCGCCGGGGCTGAAATATGCGGCCTCCACCCGGGCTCATTGCGAGACCGTGCTGCGGTCCTTCTACGACTTCCACCTCGAAGAGGGCAGCGGGCCGATCGTCAACCCCTTCCCGCTCGACCGGTCACGCCGCGCGGGTCGGGCCCACGCCCATCACAACCCGATGGACGCCTTCCGCTCCGAGCGGCAGGGCCGCTATCGGCCGAAGGTCCCCAAGCGCATCCCGCGACGGATCCCGGACGAGCTGTTCAACGCCTTGTTCGCCGCGCTGAAGTACAACCGGGACCGGGCCCTGCTCGCCTTCTGGGTCTCCACCGGCGCCCGCGCCGAGGAACTGCTCACCAGCTGCGAGAAAGACGTCCTGCCCGGCCAGCAGTTGGTCGGCGTGATCCGCAAGGGCACCCGCGCCTACCAACAGATCCCGGCGTCAACCGACGCGTTCGTCTGGCTTCGGCTCGCCCAGGAGGATGCCTGGCGCAAGGGGGCGCCCCGCGGACGAGGCCACACCTTGTGGTGGACCCTGCGACGTCCGTGGCGACCGCTGAACTACCACGCCGCCCGGGCCATGCTGAACCGCGCCAACGACCTGCTCGGGTCGAACTGGACCCTGCACGACCTGCGGCACACGGCGGCCTACCGGATGGCTCGTGACCCGAAGATGTCGCTGACCGACGTCCAGTGGGTTCTCGGGCACGCGCATCTGTCCACCACCGAGATCTACTTGGCCGCGAGCCAGGAGGAGGTCATCGAGCAGGTCCTCGCACACCACGCTCGCCGAGAACGCGAGCAGACGCGACCGCCGTCACCGGCGCCCGGCTACAACTCTGCCAGCCTCAACGTTCTCTTCGGGCAGGCAGGATGA
- a CDS encoding DUF6192 family protein — protein MGDAEFSVRRSLTELAEDIGLKFSTVRNARWAVSRWPEEHRQSGVSFTVHRILGGIEDEEERFTAIRTPPAGKSRWTPDDASRRMGRQVETPVSPQEKISAIHSLAQDDEVAAQVTGDLLRRPKVATKFPAEEKARVVEEFTRDESIAAQAATNLLRRPDVAFKAMSDDGARQQVNHAQVERGRQARAEFEQTHELAPVVKHFERTAEFLDLITACHAFVAKAGRTVPGLCDRRLGAVERDLVHERIAKVRGVLTELRPEFPQVSDLLRGLALADA, from the coding sequence GTGGGCGATGCGGAGTTCTCGGTGCGGCGGTCCCTGACGGAGCTGGCTGAGGACATCGGGCTGAAGTTCAGCACGGTGCGCAATGCGCGCTGGGCGGTGTCACGGTGGCCGGAAGAACACCGGCAGTCGGGGGTGTCCTTCACGGTTCACCGCATCCTGGGCGGGATCGAGGACGAAGAGGAGCGGTTCACCGCCATCAGGACGCCGCCAGCGGGGAAGAGCCGGTGGACGCCGGATGACGCCAGTCGGCGCATGGGCCGACAGGTCGAGACACCTGTCTCACCGCAGGAGAAGATCAGCGCAATCCACTCGCTTGCCCAGGACGATGAGGTCGCGGCCCAGGTGACCGGTGATCTGCTGCGGCGGCCGAAGGTGGCGACCAAATTCCCGGCGGAGGAGAAGGCCCGGGTGGTCGAGGAGTTCACTCGGGACGAGTCGATCGCCGCCCAGGCGGCCACGAACCTACTGCGCAGGCCCGATGTCGCCTTCAAGGCCATGAGCGACGACGGCGCCCGCCAGCAGGTCAATCATGCTCAGGTCGAGCGGGGCCGCCAGGCCCGCGCGGAGTTCGAGCAGACCCACGAACTGGCCCCAGTGGTCAAGCACTTCGAGCGCACGGCCGAGTTCCTGGACCTGATCACTGCCTGCCACGCGTTCGTCGCCAAAGCCGGACGCACCGTACCGGGCCTGTGTGACCGGCGGCTCGGTGCGGTCGAGCGCGACTTGGTGCACGAGCGTATAGCGAAGGTCCGCGGTGTGTTGACTGAACTAAGACCGGAGTTTCCGCAGGTCAGTGACCTATTGAGGGGGTTGGCGTTAGCTGATGCGTGA
- a CDS encoding DUF6262 family protein has translation MSTVVPEPRTAAALAARRRRADSAVQRVHDALARLRREKAQISVAAIARRAGVSRTFLYNKPEARTAISAAMAQAGEHRAQFLADQDDERESTWRERALNAEDALKAAHTEIVTQRARIGELLGEIRDLETTWTEEAVQRITSENTTLKQRLRQITAENRTLDERLKAARSNLRFQDRRVADLEARVAAPGPAPAAADPQSAAPGEKRDP, from the coding sequence ATGAGCACTGTCGTCCCCGAACCCCGCACGGCCGCAGCCCTGGCAGCCCGCCGTCGCAGGGCCGACAGCGCCGTTCAACGCGTTCACGATGCCCTCGCCCGGCTCCGCCGTGAAAAGGCCCAGATCAGCGTGGCCGCCATTGCCCGCCGCGCGGGCGTCTCCCGCACCTTCCTCTACAACAAGCCCGAGGCCAGAACCGCGATCTCCGCAGCGATGGCCCAAGCCGGTGAGCACCGGGCCCAGTTCCTCGCCGACCAGGACGACGAACGCGAGTCGACCTGGCGCGAGCGCGCGCTGAACGCCGAGGACGCGCTCAAGGCCGCGCACACAGAGATCGTCACCCAGCGTGCCCGCATCGGCGAACTCCTCGGTGAGATCCGCGACTTGGAAACCACGTGGACCGAGGAGGCTGTCCAGCGGATCACCAGCGAGAACACCACCCTCAAGCAGCGGCTCCGCCAGATCACCGCCGAAAACCGCACCCTTGACGAGCGACTCAAGGCCGCCCGTTCCAACCTCCGCTTCCAAGACCGACGCGTCGCCGACCTCGAAGCCCGCGTCGCTGCCCCGGGACCAGCCCCCGCCGCGGCGGACCCGCAATCAGCTGCCCCAGGCGAGAAGCGCGACCCGTGA
- a CDS encoding tyrosine-type recombinase/integrase, which produces MALFPAPKRNPGFEASVSYGWYGAAFHDWVVDLDLGSCVTHQARHTLATRLLASGAGLHHIKRYLGHLSVRMAEHYAKVTVSEIEDVLQHVWVTGPGAASPGTVLSSGTTPLDRRQAEALAVDLTRRSTPAEGGFCTFQPVVDGGACPWNLNCHSCDKFVMSGADLLYWRRKREQWQTLAERAPDDATADYLHQVFEPTARAIDGLEKALAGLGLLEDALALDLRRPQDYFHRMWSTAFRAADLAAAAEPDEDECGEPAVPNDKEACA; this is translated from the coding sequence ATGGCCTTGTTCCCTGCTCCGAAGCGCAACCCCGGCTTCGAGGCGTCAGTCAGCTACGGGTGGTACGGCGCCGCGTTCCACGACTGGGTCGTCGATCTCGACCTGGGCTCGTGCGTCACCCATCAGGCCCGCCATACTCTGGCGACCAGGCTGCTGGCCAGCGGCGCAGGACTGCACCACATCAAGCGCTACCTCGGACACCTCTCGGTCCGGATGGCCGAGCACTACGCGAAGGTCACCGTCTCCGAGATCGAGGACGTACTGCAACACGTCTGGGTCACCGGACCGGGCGCGGCCAGTCCCGGCACGGTGCTCTCCAGCGGCACCACCCCGCTCGATCGACGCCAGGCCGAGGCTCTGGCCGTGGACCTCACCCGTCGCAGCACCCCGGCCGAGGGCGGATTCTGCACCTTCCAGCCGGTGGTCGACGGCGGCGCGTGTCCCTGGAACCTGAACTGCCACAGCTGCGACAAGTTCGTCATGTCCGGCGCCGACCTGCTCTACTGGCGGCGCAAGCGCGAGCAGTGGCAGACGCTGGCCGAGCGCGCTCCGGACGATGCCACCGCCGACTACCTGCACCAGGTCTTCGAACCCACCGCCCGTGCCATCGACGGTCTGGAGAAGGCCCTGGCCGGCCTCGGCCTCTTGGAGGACGCTCTCGCCCTGGACCTGCGCAGACCCCAGGACTACTTCCACCGCATGTGGTCCACGGCCTTCCGTGCTGCCGACCTTGCCGCTGCTGCCGAGCCCGACGAGGACGAATGCGGCGAACCGGCTGTCCCCAACGACAAGGAAGCGTGCGCATGA
- a CDS encoding tyrosine-type recombinase/integrase, with protein MCGLHLADLHLREEAACGDCRAPHVHICHRETNANRARAKTKYPWSVENGVVTGGLIKRVSPHMIHTYFEYITSEYPKRPGHGMLLVQLHGPERGQPWATVGARRMLGRASLRAGLGKVKPHAFRHEFASAVLDASGGNLLVARDAGGWASTSTVDEIYAHVDIHDPAFDAALRKVWGERA; from the coding sequence ATGTGCGGCTTGCACCTCGCCGACCTGCACCTTCGCGAGGAGGCGGCCTGCGGAGACTGCCGGGCGCCCCACGTCCACATCTGCCACCGTGAAACGAACGCGAACCGGGCTCGGGCGAAGACGAAGTACCCCTGGTCAGTGGAGAACGGAGTGGTGACCGGTGGCCTGATCAAGCGGGTCAGTCCGCACATGATCCACACCTATTTTGAGTACATCACCAGCGAATACCCCAAGCGGCCGGGCCACGGCATGCTGCTAGTCCAGCTCCACGGACCGGAACGGGGACAGCCGTGGGCGACGGTCGGAGCCCGCCGGATGCTGGGGCGGGCCTCGCTCCGCGCCGGTCTGGGCAAGGTGAAACCCCATGCATTCCGGCACGAGTTCGCCTCCGCGGTGTTGGACGCCTCCGGCGGCAACCTCCTGGTCGCGCGGGACGCTGGCGGCTGGGCCTCCACCAGCACGGTCGACGAGATCTATGCCCACGTCGACATCCACGACCCCGCCTTCGACGCCGCCTTGCGGAAGGTTTGGGGTGAGCGGGCGTGA